The following are from one region of the Dreissena polymorpha isolate Duluth1 chromosome 2, UMN_Dpol_1.0, whole genome shotgun sequence genome:
- the LOC127869092 gene encoding uncharacterized protein LOC127869092: MIKYMLTIRHMEEEKQINGLITKTMNDLLLNCDVHNNKKLKMFCQDHNKLCCSDFVLLNHRQCTKLALISKSIKKLIIDMKQLSKQSQINLAELNKFSRTQAASIQSVEGSYTEKLHEIRELRKQLNAALDELENTTLKELDEIRYILQTTLKENADNCSRLKKELQQISKEVQGLCDESNKELEFIASRKCLNKIQESESYLKENPVKVQSPMILQANIDIQQYLSTQSSLGRIVYNMPSLTLKMIQDQVLTVKRKSEYNVEKSADKAWTCLITGICRMRSGQVIVVDYNNENVKLLDPHYNVSSHCDVFGTPCDICQITSSEVAVTLYDARVQFLFGAMGSL; the protein is encoded by the exons ATGATCAAATATATGTTAACCATTCGACATATGGAAGAGGAGAAACAAATAAATGGCCTTATAACAAAGACTATGAATGATTTGCTACTGAACTGTGATGTTCACAACAACAAGAAACTGAAAATGTTCTGCCAGGACCACAATAAGCTTTGCTGCTCTGATTTTGTTTTACTGAATCACAG ACAGTGTACCAAATTGGCTCTAATTTCTAAATCAATCAAAAAGCTGATAATTGATATGAAGCAGTTGTCAAAACAAAGTCAAATAAATCTTGCTGAACTAAATAAGTTTTCAAGAACACAAGCAGCCAGCATTCAGTCCGTGGAAGGATCATATACTGAAAAACTACATGAAATAAGAGAACTGCGTAAGCAATTAAATGCTGCTTTGGATGAACTAGAAAATACAACTTTGAAAGAACTAGATGAAATAAGATACATATTACAAACCACTCTTAAGGAAAATGCTGACAACTGCAGCAGACTGAAGAAGGAACTGCAACAAATCAGTAAAGAAGTGCAAGGCCTATGTGATGAGAGCAATAAAGAACTTGAGTTCATAGCCAGCAGGAAATGTCTGAACAAAATACAAGAGTCTGAGTCTTATCTGAAGGAGAACCCAGTTAAGGTCCAGAGTCCAATGATATTACAGGCAAACATAGACATTCAGCAATACTTGTCAACACAGTCTAGTCTAGGGAGGATTGTATACAATATGCCGTCTCTCACACTTAAGATGATTCAAGACCAGGTGTTGACTGTGAAGAGGAAGTCCGAGTATAATGTGGAAAAATCAGCCGACAAAGCTTGGACTTGCCTCATCACAGGCATTTGCAGAATGCGTAGTGGTCAGGTCATTGTTGTAGATTACAATAATGAGAACGTGAAACTGTTGGATCCCCATTACAATGTGTCCAGTCACTGTGATGTGTTTGGTACTCCATGTGACATTTGCCAGATCACATCCAGTGAGGTGGCTGTGACTCTTTATGATGCCAGAGTGCAGTTTCTATTTGGAGCAATGGGCAGCTTGTGA